In Mycolicibacterium gadium, the genomic window CGGTGCGGCCGGATTCCTACCCAAGGAGTCCAGCCGCTCCGAACTCGTGAACGCGGTGCTGGACTGTGCGAAGGGCCGTGACGTCGTGGCACCCAGCCTCGCCGCCGGCCTGGCCGGTGAGATACGCAAGCGCGCCGAACCCGAGGGACCGGTGCTCAGTCCCCGAGAACGCGAAGTGCTCAAGCTGATCGCCGCGGGCGGCAGCATCCCCGCGATGGCCAAGGAATTGTTCCTCGCGCCGTCGACCGTCAAGACCCACGTGCAGCGCCTCTACGAGAAACTCGGCGTCAACGACCGTGCCGCCGCCGTGGCCGAGGCGATGCGCCGCAAACTGCTGGAATAGCTTTGCTCGACCGCATCGCCCGATACCTCACGGCAGAACCCGTGCGCGTCAGCGCCTTCCTCCGGCTGCCGTTGATCGCGCTGATCGCGCTGTTGGTGTGGACATGGGACGTCGACCACTGGCTGCCCGGCGTATACGAGGTGGTGCTGGGGATCTACGCGGTTGCCGCCGTGGTGTGGCTCGTCGTGGTGCTGCGCGGTCCGGTGCCGCGCTGGGCGGACTGGACCTCGACCACCTTCGATGTCCTCGTCGTCGTGCTGCTGTGCCTGGTGTCCGGGGGAGCGACGGCGGCCCTGCTGCCGGTCTTCTTCCTGCTGCCGGTCGCGATCGCCTTCCAGGACCGGCCGTGGCGCACTGCGATCCTCGGCACCGGCACCGCACTGTGCTATCTCGGGGTGTGGATCGTGTATTCCAAGCGCGACGACACCGTCGGCATGCCGGACATCGTCTACTCCCACTTCGGATTTCTGCTCTGGGCCGCGGCGGCCACCACCGCACTGTGTCTGGTGCTGGTGTCGCGCCGGGCGCGTGTCAGCAGGCTGCAGGAGGTCCGTCGGCAGCTGGTGTCCGAGGCGATGCAGGCCGATGAGCGACACAACCGGGAAGTCGCCGAGCATCTGCACGACGGCCCGCTGCAGACGTTGTTGGCGGCCCGCCTCGACCTCGACGAGGTCCGCGAGCGCACCGGCGATCCTGCGCTGGAGGCCGTGCACGCCGCGCTGCAGCAGACGGCCGCCGCGCTTCGGTCGACGGTGACCGAGCTGCATCCCCAGGTGCTTGCTCAGCTCGGGCTGACGGAAGCCGTGCGAGAACTGCTGCGACAGTTCCAGGCTCGCTCCGATTGCCCCGTGGAGGCCGACCTGGAGGACGTCGGAAAGCCCGAGTCGCAGCAGTTGCTGTACCGGGCGGCGCGAGAACTGCTGAACAACATCGGCAAACATGCGCGCGCAAGCAACGTCCGGGTGAGTCTGTCGCGGAACCGTGACAGGGTGGTGTTGACCATCACCGACGACGGGACGGGCTTCGACCCCGCGAGCGTCGAAAGCCATGTCGCCGACGGCCATATCGGCCTCGGGTCGCTGCTGGCGCGATTCGACGCGATGGGCGGTTCGATGGAGATCGACTCCGTGGCCGGTCACGGCACGCGGGTGACCGCGACATCGCCCCCGGAGCCGATCAGCTGAAAAACCGTTGGCGCGCAATGCAGCCCCGGCGGTAGCGTCCGACGGATGAAGTGGCGAATCGGCGTGATCGCGATCGTCGTCGTGGTCGCCGCGCTGGTGGTGAACGCATTCCTGGTAGCCAGGGCGACACGTCAGGCTCAGGCGTTCGGCGGCGGGCGGGTCATCGAACTCGACGGCCCGGACCTCAACGTCAAGGAGTTCGGCCCGCCTGGTGAGCGCGCGGTCGTTTTGTTGCACGGCTATTCGGCGTCGGTCCAGTGGTGGGATCGCGTCGCGGCGGCGTTGCCCGCGCAACGCGTGATCGCCATCGATCTCGTCGGCCACGGTGGGTCAGAGGCACCCCGCAGCGTCGAGAGTTACCGCATCGAAAGCCAAGCCGACGCGGTGCGTAAAGCGCTCGATGCGCTCGAGGTGCGCCACGCCGTCCTGGTGGGACATTCGATGGGCGGATTCGTGGCGCTGGCGCTCGCCGGGCAGGACCCCGAACGTGTTGAGCGAGTGGTGATCTCCGATACCCCCGCCGAAATGAGCCTCGCGCAGATGCCCGCACTGGCGGGATTGGCCTGCGCGCCGATCATCGGACAGACCATCGACAGGCTGCGCCCCGTAGATGCGATCAGCGACAGCGCGTTGCAGACGGGCTTCGCCACCGACTTCGCGGTGCCGTCACTGGCCCACCGATCGCTGGAGCAGTTGACACACTCGGGGCTGTGTCATGCCCGCGGCCAGGACGGCGCGCCCGCGGCGGTGGACCGCATCGCCGGCCTCGAGCAGCCAGTGCTGGTCGTCTGGGGTGAGCGAGACGTTTTGACACCGACAGCAAGCAACGTCGAGCGCTACCGCGAGGCGGGCCTGGCGCCGGTCGTCATCCGAGGCTCGGGGCACAGCCCGATGGTCGAGGCGCCAGGCGAATTCGTGAACGCCATAACCGAATTCATCCAATAGGTTGGTCCCTGGCGAATCGTGCGCCACCATGAAGCGATGGAGCCCACGCAATGGCACCCGTACGGCCCTCCCGCCGGGCCGTCAGCGGTGTGGGCCGTGCTGCTCTGGTGCGTGGCCGCCGTCAGCCTGATCGGCTCGCTGATCTTCGGTGGTATCGCGTATGCGGGCTACTGGTCCAACAGCTATCTCGACTCTCATGGCGTGACGACCACGGCAACCGTCACGGATGTGGAGGCCTTCACCGACACCGTCACCGTCGAGTTCACCTCCGACGGCGGCACACCGGTCAGCGCCGAGATCGTCTGGTTCACAGGCAACAACCCCGATGTCGGTGACCAAGTCGAGATCACCTAC contains:
- a CDS encoding sensor histidine kinase — protein: MLDRIARYLTAEPVRVSAFLRLPLIALIALLVWTWDVDHWLPGVYEVVLGIYAVAAVVWLVVVLRGPVPRWADWTSTTFDVLVVVLLCLVSGGATAALLPVFFLLPVAIAFQDRPWRTAILGTGTALCYLGVWIVYSKRDDTVGMPDIVYSHFGFLLWAAAATTALCLVLVSRRARVSRLQEVRRQLVSEAMQADERHNREVAEHLHDGPLQTLLAARLDLDEVRERTGDPALEAVHAALQQTAAALRSTVTELHPQVLAQLGLTEAVRELLRQFQARSDCPVEADLEDVGKPESQQLLYRAARELLNNIGKHARASNVRVSLSRNRDRVVLTITDDGTGFDPASVESHVADGHIGLGSLLARFDAMGGSMEIDSVAGHGTRVTATSPPEPIS
- a CDS encoding alpha/beta fold hydrolase, with translation MKWRIGVIAIVVVVAALVVNAFLVARATRQAQAFGGGRVIELDGPDLNVKEFGPPGERAVVLLHGYSASVQWWDRVAAALPAQRVIAIDLVGHGGSEAPRSVESYRIESQADAVRKALDALEVRHAVLVGHSMGGFVALALAGQDPERVERVVISDTPAEMSLAQMPALAGLACAPIIGQTIDRLRPVDAISDSALQTGFATDFAVPSLAHRSLEQLTHSGLCHARGQDGAPAAVDRIAGLEQPVLVVWGERDVLTPTASNVERYREAGLAPVVIRGSGHSPMVEAPGEFVNAITEFIQ
- a CDS encoding DUF3592 domain-containing protein — encoded protein: MEPTQWHPYGPPAGPSAVWAVLLWCVAAVSLIGSLIFGGIAYAGYWSNSYLDSHGVTTTATVTDVEAFTDTVTVEFTSDGGTPVSAEIVWFTGNNPDVGDQVEITYDPSDPSYAIESGSDSEIIMAIVFLVAAFLGLVVMLGAVIGAVIVHRRRGKAARERAAW